In Anolis sagrei isolate rAnoSag1 chromosome 5, rAnoSag1.mat, whole genome shotgun sequence, the DNA window acccactgttatccccagcttttgccaacctaacagttcgaaaacatgtaaatgtgtgtagatcaataggtactgcttcatgcagtcatgctggccacatgaccttggaggtgtctatgaacaacgccggctcttcggcctagaaatggagatcagcaccaccacccagagttggaaacaactagacttaatgtcaagggaaacctttacatttacctttattaaaataaatacttaaaaccattaaaaaaccCTATTAATATCCATAAAACATTACAAAACGGGATTGGTCTGAAAACACACActgctttaaaagcctgcctgaatgaGTCTTGTGTCACGTCACTTCTGGGATAGCCTTGGGTGAGATATTTATTGGGGGAGCACATACAAAGGTTTGCCTATTGTGAGCATATCTTTGTTGATTAACTGAGAAATCCTTCCATTTTCCAGGAGAACAGGAGTGGGACTCGGCCGCTATGGGCGAGTACACCATCCGCAGCTATGAGGACGGAGACTACGAAGCTGTGCGATCCATATTTTCTGAGGGCATCACTGAGCATGCTCCAGCTGGCTTCTGGCACGTTCTGCGCAGCCCCCAGACGCATGCACTCCTCCTGGGCTTATTCCTGGCATCTTATGGGATCTCcagctccttccttttctcttttgcaaTTGTGTCTGCCCTCTTGGCTGTTGGCTGGAACCGCATGAAGGCCCTATGGAGGGACTACGTTGCAGAGGCCTTGGAGAGTGACATGGTGGACATCCGGAGGAACTACCTGGACACCACAGACTGCCACTTCTGGGTATTGGTGCACGGCAGCGAAGTGGTGGGGACAGTGGCAGTTGTGCAACCGGATGAACGCGCATTGCGAGGCCAGGCGCTGGAGCTGAAGCGCATGTCGGTGAAGAAGGGGCACCGAGGCCGGGGGCTCTCCAAGACCCTCACAAAGGCCGTCCTGCGCTTCGCCCAGGAGCGCGGCTACAAGGAGGTGGTGCTGACCACCTCCATGGTGCAGTACGCAGCACAAAGGCTGTATGAGAGCATGGGCTTCCAAAGAGTCAAGGAGTTCTCCCCCTTCCTGTCAGCTAAACTGCTTCAGTTCTACGTCTACACCTATCGATATGAGATTCCCAGGACTTCGCTGAACGGCGGTCACTCCGACCAAAAAGCAGGAAGAGGGTCCAGGGAGAAGGAAGTGGTCAGTCTTTGAGGAGGAGCCTCATGGGCCACTGTGGACAACCTAAAGCAGTGATGGgcaccttttgagcttggtgtgtcaaaatttgccaaaaacctgagcataacttgggtggggtgtcaacttcgagaaaaaaaaaccacataattttgcaatatttatagtttaaataagaaaaatgtatattccatgctgagttatggagtgaacaatgctcaaatgtgcagatattaaatttgtagagccttttacaaatttaaggattgaattagattggctcttataaggtgtacttctctgtatgcagccgcatgtggccgcgtgtcatcaaaaatagccatgagtgtcagtgctgacacgcatgtcataggttcaccatcatggaccTAATATGTGTAgccatattctagcagcattttcttctgacgtttcacctccatctgtgactaaatgtcaggagaaaatgttgctagaacacggccatgcagcctggaaaccacacaacaccctagtgcagtggttctcaaccttcctaatgcctcgaccccttaatacagttcctcgtgttgtggtgacccccaaccataacattatttttgttgctacttcacaactgtgatcTTGCtaatgttataaatcataatataaatatctgatatgcaggatgtattctcattcactagaccaaattttgcacaaatacacaATTTGAATACaggcggagtttgggggaaatagaccttgacatttgggagttgtagttgctgggatttatagtttacctacgatcaaagaacattctgaactccaccaatgatggaattgaaccaaacttggcacacagaactctcatgaccaacagaaatactggaaggggttggtgggtattgaccttgagttttggaattgtagttcacctatacccagagagcactgtggattcaaacaatgatggatctggaccaaacttggcatgaatactcaatatgcccaaatgtgaacaccggtggagtttgtggaaaatagatcttgacatttgggagttgtagttactgggatttatagttaacctgcaatcaaagagcattctgaaccctaccaatgatagaattgggccaaacttcccacacaaaactctcatgaccaacagaaaatacagtgttttttggtggtcttcggcgacctctctgacacctgcttgcgaccccccaggggtcccgacccccaggttgagaaacactgccctagtgattctggccatgaaaggcttcgacaatacgTGGATCTTACACAGGTGGAGGTGTTATGCAAACCCCTGTGTTTTATAAGTTCCTGATACCAGTCATTGTTCTCCCATCTGGCAACCTTCTCGATTCTGTTTGGCCTTCACTGTTCTGCCCATTCCTGTCTCTCTTTGTTCTCCTTCCATGCTTTCTTCTCACCATGTTTCATTTTCCTGGCTTTGTATTTGCTTGCAGTCCCAATGGCACTTGGATCCCAATAGATCCATACTGGTGATGCATTAAAACTGGTCACTATGGACTCCCCAAAGGACCTTATGCAGCTGGAGATGTCAGGCCATTCCCACTCCTGGTTTTAAACGCTTCCCTTGCTATCCACTGTTCTGCCACTTTTCAACCACCTTTTCAAATCTGCTTTGGTGAATAGTATTACATATTTGAGGGTAAAATTATGCACAATTTTCCAGGATACTGTTTTAGGTTAAGGTTTTCAAATAGATCCATCTTAAATGAATAATTAACTATATTCAGCAATACTGGCTATTAAGGTTGTTATCTTTATTTTAGAACAGTAGATCATAGTCCTCAGCTGCATGTTGCATAGCCTAACTCATCATAGCTACGTACCAGAGATACAAAGAATTCTGCTCATACATTGCAAAGAATTCTACGAATAAATTGCAATTATGCAAGTAAATTGCAAAGACATCCACTAGTGCAttgcaaaatattttattaataaattaCAATTCTGTgag includes these proteins:
- the LOC132777117 gene encoding putative N-acetyltransferase 8B, with the translated sequence MPSAAGEQEWDSAAMGEYTIRSYEDGDYEAVRSIFSEGITEHAPAGFWHVLRSPQTHALLLGLFLASYGISSSFLFSFAIVSALLAVGWNRMKALWRDYVAEALESDMVDIRRNYLDTTDCHFWVLVHGSEVVGTVAVVQPDERALRGQALELKRMSVKKGHRGRGLSKTLTKAVLRFAQERGYKEVVLTTSMVQYAAQRLYESMGFQRVKEFSPFLSAKLLQFYVYTYRYEIPRTSLNGGHSDQKAGRGSREKEVVSL